The following are from one region of the Corylus avellana chromosome ca1, CavTom2PMs-1.0 genome:
- the LOC132170491 gene encoding G-type lectin S-receptor-like serine/threonine-protein kinase At2g19130 produces MERFHEETVWVANRENSLSHPSFSRLELSENGNLLLFEGFSEIPVWSTNLTFPQLSITEAVLGDDGNFVLSGRSNTSSIFWESFDHPTDTLLPGAKLWTRKPQQLISWKNSEDPAPGMFSLGLNPNGTFLEWNRSQIYGRSEVWNGTSLSSLSGRNIIFNYTFVSSKNESERYLTYSLHNPSNLARFRIAQTGQIRALLCLSALSIWSIIGTSPSNLSDDYALCGAFGVVQYPDNSSNSCGCLKGFKPFSMEDTRLNDWSGG; encoded by the exons atggaaa GGTTTCATGAGGAAACTGTTTGGGTAGCAAATAGAGAAAACTCTTTGTCTCACCCATCTTTCTCAAGACTTGAGCTCTCAGAAAATGGCAATCTACTCCTGTTTGAAGGTTTCTCCGAGATCCCAGTTTGGTCGACAAATTTGACATTTCCCCAGTTAAGTATAACTGAAGCAGTACTTGGTGAtgatggaaattttgttttgagtgGTAGATCGAACACCTCTTCTATCTTTTGGGAGAGTTTCGACCATCCAACCGATACATTGCTGCCAGGTGCGAAGCTTTGGACTAGAAAACCACAGCAGCTCATTTCATGGAAAAATTCAGAAGATCCAGCACCTGGTATGTTCTCGTTGGGGTTAAACCCAAATGGAACTTTCTTAGAGTGGAACAGATCCCAAATCTATGGGAGGTCGGAAGTTTGGAATGGAACATCTCTCAGCTCACTTTCGGGAAGGAACATTATCTTCAACTACACTTTTGTGTCAAGTAAAAATGAAAGTGAGAGATATTTAACTTACTCTCTTCATAATCCTTCTAACCTTGCCAGATTTCGAATTGCCCAAACTGGACAGATTAGGGCACTGTTGTGTCTGTCTGCCCTTTCCATTTGGAGTATAATTGGGACTTCACCGAGCAACCTATCTGATGACTACGCCTTGTGTGGTGCATTTGGCGTGGTACAATACCCTGACAATTCCTCAAACTCTTGTGGGTGTCTAAAGGGTTTCAAACCATTTTCGATGGAAGACACCAGACTAAATGATTGGTCAGGCGGCTAG